The following are from one region of the Salvelinus fontinalis isolate EN_2023a chromosome 5, ASM2944872v1, whole genome shotgun sequence genome:
- the LOC129855803 gene encoding early growth response protein 4: protein MLNNMDLNSKDSFYPQFENCNGSSLGMENSARKDTQEMFSDAERGAPAQFTHEGAPVTLKTEASNSDFAFNPCEAPKGSYSSSLAYSGSFYVEATQGGPCSTETLLNMITEIVGISTLPISEVQLSTMDSSSFGDAGVQRQSSTCSATPPLYSPGQTCPSYPDGQSGGQAQDSASPQVSFDSPAQVRNQNSTTEPQSEAASFPVVVKNEFESSCYEWGTFNKSDSYLETGFQSSETFPMSTDFPSDQQVDVKELLDSFSPMCPNPEMEFKVEGGIKQEQCYSDTCSQSFCSSLYSNYPVPVMDLSTNNLLKPAMFPNIELPPLSNQCDSSCQLTSPALPSTIDSILYSSLLPDSFAQSYTPRAQKAPRVRKSPAASTGPAKEKPFTCPMENCDRRFSRSDELNRHIRIHTGHKPFQCRICLRSFSRSDHLTTHTRTHTGEKPFSCDVCGKRFARSDERKRHGRVHLKQKEKMELKPQVISAWQFTLPEGI from the exons ATgctgaataacatggatttgAACTCTAAAGATTCCTTCTACCCTCAGTTTGAGAATTGTAACGGTTCTTCCCTGGGGATGGAAAATAGCGCTCGGAAAGATACCCAGGAGATGTTTTCGGACGCAGAGAGAGGAGCACCTGCCCAGTTTACCCATG AGGGAGCACCTGTAACCCTGAAAACCGAGGCCTCCAACTCAGATTTCGCCTTTAATCCCTGCGAGGCGCCCAAAGGCAGCTACTCCTCCTCCCTCGCCTACTCAGGCAGCTTCTATGTGGAGGCGACCCAGGGGGGGCCGTGCAGCACAGAGACATTGCTCAACATGATCACAGAAATTGTCGGTATTTCTACGTTACCAATCTCCGAAGTTCAACtgagcaccatggacagcagcaGTTTCGGCGACGCCGGCGTCCAGAGGCAATCCTCCACCTGCAGCGCCACCCCGCCCCTGTACTCTCCGGGGCAGACATGTCCCAGCTACCCCGACGGTCAATCTGGCGGCCAAGCTCAAGATTCAGCCTCTCCCCAGGTGAGCTTCGACTCCCCAGCTCAAGTCCGAAACCAGAACAGCACCACCGAGCCACAGTCAGAAGCTGCGTCTTTTCCAGTAGTGGTCAAGAATGAGTTCGAGAGCAGCTGTTACGAATGGGGCACGTTCAATAAATCGGACTCCTATTTGGAAACGGGCTTCCAATCATCAGAAACGTTCCCGATGTCCACTGACTTCCCGTCTGACCAACAAGTGGATGTAAAGGAACTTTTGGACTCATTTTCCCCCATGTGTCCTAACCCAGAGATGGAGTTCAAAGTTGAAGGCGGAATCAAGCAGGAGCAGTGCTATTCTGACACCTGCTCTCAGAGTTTCTGCAGTTCTCTTTACTCCAACTACCCAGTGCCAGTCATGGACCTCTCAACCAACAACCTCCTCAAGCCAGCTATGTTTCCCAACATTGAACTTCCGCCATTATCTAATCAGTGCGATTCGTCTTGCCAGCTTACCTCACCAGCTTTACCCAGTACTATAGACTCAATTCTTTACTCCTCCTTATTGCCAGACTCCTTTGCCCAAAGTTACACCCCGCGCGCGCAAAAGGCACCGCGTGTCAGGAAAAGCCCCGCGGCCTCCACCGGGCCTGCCAAAGAGAAACCCTTCACCTGCCCCATGGAGAACTGCGACCGGCGCTTCTCCCGCTCGGATGAACTCAACAGGCACATCCGCATCCACACCGGACACAAACCCTTTCAGTGCCGCATCTGTCTGCGCAGTTTCAGCCGTAGCGACCACCTCACCACCCACACCCGGACTCACACGGGAGAGAAGCCGTTCTCCTGCGACGTATGCGGCAAAAGGTTCGCCCGGAGCGACGAGAGGAAAAGGCACGGTCGCGTGCACCTGAAACAGAAAGAGAAGATGGAGCTGAAGCCACAAGTGATCAGCGCGTGGCAATTTACTCTTCCGGAGGGAATTTGA
- the mogs gene encoding mannosyl-oligosaccharide glucosidase, whose product MGRQRKRVVTGEADPPPTRKDEKPATLQRKEKKKKLDIGKIFINISIGLCIFSLIWFFYALYMRSSLAKRVVTLHHSPPVLDANSTSAEVSPERFWGSYRPQVYFGMKTRSPRSVVTGMMWMRQFSEVDVNLRHTCEQGDRLQGYGWLMHDGLSFGVQEIHDSDFTLTTEFVKRMGGEHGGDWTWRITAKQHSSAPHAPVISLMFYAAADTQGSLEAHVEERNRLGSITGFSEELGNFKITFRKPVAGESPSAKYASYNYLQTMSPGLERLTDIVRNSLNRRFVYSPPSGEKRQYIAVDTYKPPHQPKTADPRKESDFVLHQVTVQTPFQIEVLFESGSFRDRPNQLSAAAMTEELEKRKAAFDAKFEKTFGLQAKGLGQAQVKFSKAALSNMLGGIGYFYGQSVVQSVYNEYPLLYPEGALFTAVPSRSFFPRGFLWDEGFHQLLLSKWDPQVTREATAHWLDLVNMEGWIPREQILGDEARSKVPAEFVVQRNENANPPTLFLALQKLVEQFQANPDAESSRPTLPFLRRLYPRLQTWFEWYNTTQTGPLPNSYRWRGRDKDTNLFLNPKTLTSGLDDYPRASHPSAEERHVDLHCWMALASGIMASVARLLGEPHQEYERTHQTLSDNALLDKLHWSNQLRSFSDYGNHTQAVSLQQEKVYVPPGQPRHQFPVARLVRSVRRAPKPQFVNALGYISLFPFLLHVLTPDSPKLEHIFRDMRDADKLWTPYGLRSLSRADPLYMKRNTEHDAPYWRGPIWININYLAVRALHHYGNTEGPYQEKAATLYQELRTNIMSNVYRQYAETGYIWEQYNDSTGSGQGSHPFTGWSALTVLIMAEQY is encoded by the exons ATGGGCAggcagaggaagagagtggtgaccGGCGAGGCTGACCCCCCTCCCACAAGGAAAGACGAGAAGCCTGCCACCCTACAACGCAAGGAGAAAAAAAAGAAGCTCGACATTGGCAAAATCTTCATCAACATCTCCATCGGCCTCTGCATCTTCAGCCTTATCTGGTTCTTCTATGCCCTTTACATGCGTTCCTCGCTGGCCAAACGGGTGGTAACTTTGCACCACTCACCTCCTGTCCTCGATGCCAACAGCACCAGCGCTGAGGTGTCCCCTGAGAGGTTTTGGGGCTCCTACCGACCCCAGGTCTACTTTGGGATGAAAACCAGGAGCCCAAGATCTGTTGTCACAG GGATGATGTGGATGCGTCAGTTCTCTGAGGTGGACGTGAACCTCAGGCACACGTGCGAGCAGGGCGACCGGCTGCAGGGCTATGGCTGGCTGATGCATGACGGCCTCAGCTTTGGTGTGCAGGAGATCCACGACAGCGACTTTACGCTCACCACAGAGTTTGTCAAGCGGATGGGCGGTGAGCACGGAGGGGACTGGACCTGGAGGATCACAGCCAAGCAGCAT AGTTCGGCTCCCCATGCGCCGGTCATCTCCCTGATGTTCTACGCTGCTGCCGACACCCAGGGTTCCCTGGAGGCCCACGTGGAAGAGAGGAACCGTCTGGGTTCCATCACTGGGTTCTCAGAGGAGCTGGGGAACTTCAAGATCACCTTCCGCAAGCCTGTCGCCGGGGAGTCCCCCAGTGCCAAATACGCCAG CTACAACTACCTCCAGACCATGTCGCCAGGCTTGGAGAGGCTGACGGACATCGTGAGGAATAGCTTGAACCGCAGATTCGTCTACAGCCCCCCCTCTGGCGAGAAGAGGCAGTACATTGCAGTGGACACCTACAAGCCCCCGCACCAGCCGAAAACAGCCGACCCCAGAAAGGAGAGCGACTTTGTCCTGCACCAGGTCACTGTCCAGACGCCCTTCCAGATTGAGGTCCTGTTCGAGTCTGGTAGCTTCCGCGATCGTCCCAACCAGCTGTCAGCGGCGGCCATGACAGAGgagctggagaagaggaaggcgGCGTTCGACGCCAAGTTCGAGAAAACGTTCGGCCTCCAGGCCAAAGGCTTGGGCCAGGCCCAGGTGAAGTTCAGCAAGGCGGCGCTGAGCAACATGCTGGGCGGGATTGGTTACTTCTACGGCCAGTCGGTGGTCCAGTCGGTGTACAATGAGTACCCGCTGCTCTACCCCGAGGGTGCCCTGTTCACCGCCGTGCCCTCGCGCTCCTTCTTCCCCCGGGGGTTCCTGTGGGACGAAGGCTTCCACCAGCTGCTGCTCAGCAAGTGGGACCCCCAGGTGACACGGGAGGCCACGGCTCACTGGTTGGACCTGGTCAATATGGAGGGATGGATTCCCCGGGAGCAGATCCTTGGCGACGAGGCGCGCAGCAAGGTTCCTGCCGAGTTTGTGGTGCAGCGCAACGAGAACGCCAACCCACCCACCCTCTTCTTGGCCCTGCAGAAGCTAGTGGAGCAGTTCCAGGCCAACCCGGACGCAGAGTCCTCACGGCCCACCCTGCCCTTCCTCCGCAGGCTCTACCCCCGGCTCCAGACGTGGTTCGAGTGGTACAACACCACCCAGACAGGCCCGCTGCCCAACTCCTATCGCTGGCGGGGCCGTGACAAGGACACCAACCTCTTCCTCAATCCCAAGACGCTGACGTCCGGCCTGGATGACTATCCGCGGGCCTCGCACCCATCAGCCGAGGAGCGCCACGTGGACCTGCACTGCTGGATGGCCCTGGCGTCGGGCATCATGGCCAGCGTAGCCCGGCTGCTGGGAGAGCCCCACCAGGAGTACGAGCGCACCCACCAGACGCTCAGCGACAATGCACTGCTGGACAAGCTGCACTGGTCAAACCAGCTTCGCTCCTTCAGCGACTATGGAAACCACACGCAGGCGGTGTCGCTGCAGCAAGAGAAGGTGTACGTGCCCCCAGGGCAGCCGAGGCACCAGTTTCCCGTGGCGCGCCTGGTGCGCTCGGTCCGCCGGGCCCCCAAGCCGCAGTTCGTCAATGCTTTGGGCTACATCAGCCTATTCCCCTTCCTGCTGCACGTCCTGACGCCCGACTCGCCCAAACTAGAGCACATCTTCAGAGACATGAGGGACGCGGACAAGCTGTGGACGCCCTACGGCCTGCGCTCTCTGTCCAGGGCCGACCCGCTCTACATGAAACGCAACACGGAGCACGATGCCCCCTACTGGCGGGGCCCcatatggatcaacattaactaccTGGCCGTCAGGGCCCTGCACCACTATGGCAACACTGAGGGGCCATATCAGGAGAAGGCGGCCACCCTCTACCAGGAACTCAGAACTAATATCATGAGCAATGTTTACAGACAGTATGCAGAGACTGGGTATATATGGGAACAGTACAATGACAGCACGGGTAGTGGGCAAGGGAGCCACCCCTTCACCGGCTGGTCGGCACTAACTGTTTTGATAATGGCTGAGCAGTATTGA